One window from the genome of Danaus plexippus chromosome 3 unlocalized genomic scaffold, MEX_DaPlex mxdp_30, whole genome shotgun sequence encodes:
- the LOC116769442 gene encoding protein ECT2 isoform X3, which produces MDEMSKGMSQTGSTPATDKNEEIDGSPTPMVYVNESCLDCERIREACERLGTVAVVRSPDALPSLQQPPSPAAYLVTAPFDGDLFDAAHKAKYRVLGPTAVLQLAERDEPSPANSRPLYSLAMRGAVICFSGFRQKDELTYLITLIHYMGGSIRKDMSSKVTHLIAASATGDKYRYAAGFGLPVLARSWVDACWERRDNPACIATDEAFIKEHKLRVFAGARVCFVGFPEDETQHMAEVLASNGGTTCALDHPDCTHVVMANGETFGRSLVLSPHLNTPNNSAKPSRSPPNRSQTTPKSSLYRRLSARLSGRRASTNEPNEENTRDYREKSLQDMRDSIRNSISDRKDRSHSEDISIHNVEKSYLDDMCPNIHDKSSCHVELRKHKSSDKENKYVSQIIQGSGKNNSKDKREVFRNKSINVFNMVDCLTETGSLRSSLTKSLCDLDPKDEPGFALPAAGDKELQQSNTTISSGKKRSRNSTDSNFQISIIDGNNLSPDKCEDLNWKSIKRLKIKDSFKFKTRPTIFKKTKKESVSKASGDITVEPVSPESMKPTDPAGEFVASTSSPIREYDNASVSSLNISKQSGFFDISFASIRSSKTVKSASKLRRSVKSFTASFRSERKKKYEKRAERNTVEVDPSHLPPELKNVSTPKRDLDDIHFDISPVQVDTVDSTDMRTPVTNNQDVDELDDSSVFKTPHSVWLRAHRHSPCGGPETSSRGGPVPRPSPAPSPRRTEPRPETTPTRDARALSQCHGLSLPVVDEHNTVLAPECSPRVHVVKAEWFWASVQNEEAQDEREYLFKDYLEEASARWSTIGVAGSASGTSGSCTAAASSGEEAGPVATGTPAALQRLRKRKLRGGDAALHKRRSSVGDAVLLSLSGNLLDCTTSPDGKQLLEESEVPDNVVRKLMSPRQQVFMELLQTESNYVGILHTIVNMFKQPLEEMAEDDCSNGKNQSLLNNTELKIIFGNLPPIYELHQRMLEDLRSAQANWSEEVSIGRLVRRYTPDMVKAYPPFVNFFENTKEMLQQCDRENPRFHAFLKICQTKPECGRQSLQELLIRPVQRLPSISLLLDDILKHTHKSNPDHAALVSALAGLREVMSHINEDKRKTEGQLQMFDIYNDIDQCPAHLVSSHRSFVSRCEVVELSKELSGRGDHLVLFLFTDTMEVCKKRSKAFNTKSPTNGTGTMRIGSSKPYRHISLMPLSTVKRVVDIREAEDCHNVFALMCRSNQELKEKLYSFMITDETVDKTHFLRQLCRQMANTVCKADADKFLACLESHQLDIDTSDLALSTLSKVSKFAARTRIKLEALAGLGGWLRAEPGPALIDTWVGRALSFNKTPSKLKRAMSSMIPPLGSTSNLTPASQLAQMRLASCNNINEMGTSGSGGGEAAVLVAPLSVQPTRKATGAAAALRRF; this is translated from the exons ATGGACGAAATGTCTAAGGGCATGTCACAAACAGGAAGCACCCCTGCAACTGACAAAAATGAAGAGATTGACG GCTCGCCGACGCCGATGGTGTACGTGAATGAATCGTGCTTGGACTGCGAAAGAATACGGGAGGCCTGCGAGCGACTCGGAACCGTGGCGGTAGTCCGGAGTCCAGACGCTTTGCCCTCGCTCCAGCAGCCTCCATCTCCCGCAGCTTATCTTGTGACCGCGCCGTTTGACGGCGATCTCTTCGACGCTGCACACAAAGCGAAATATAG GGTACTGGGTCCAACGGCGGTGCTACAGCTTGCTGAGCGAGATGAGCCCTCGCCGGCCAACTCGCGGCCGCTATACTCGCTTGCGATGCGAGGGGCTGTTATATGCTTCTCGGGATTTCGACAAAAAGATGAACTT ACGTACCTGATAACGTTGATACATTATATGGGCGGTTCTATACGTAAAGACATGTCTAGTAAAGTGACGCACCTCATAGCCGCTTCGGCCACTGGTGATAAGTATCGCTATGCGGCCGGGTTCGGGCTGCCGGTGTTGGCGAGGTCGTGGGTCGACGCCTGCTGGGAGAGGCGAGACAACCCCGCCTGCATCGCCACCGATGAGGCCTTCATC AAAGAACACAAGCTGAGGGTGTTCGCGGGTGCTCGCGTTTGTTTCGTCGGCTTCCCTGAGGACGAGACACAGCATATGGCGGAGGTGCTCGCGAGTAACGGTGGTACCACCTGCGCCCTCGACCACCCAGACTGTACACACGTT GTAATGGCCAATGGGGAGACTTTCGGTCGTTCGCTTGTCCTATCACCTCACCTGAACACTCCCAATAATTCCGCAAAGCCTTCCCGCTCTCCACCGAACCGTTCCCAAACCACTCCAAAGAGCTCACTCTACCGTAGGCTATCGGCACGACTCTCGGGCCGCCGCGCTAGTACGAACGAACCCAACGAAGAAAATACTCGAGACTATAGAGAAAAGAGCTTACAAGATATGAGAGACAGTATTAGAAACAGTATTAGTGATAGGAAGGATAGATCTCACTCTGAAGATATCAGTATTCATAACGTAGAGAAATCATATTTAGATGATATGTGTCCCAACATCCACGATAAGAGTAGTTGCCACGTTGAACTGCGTAAGCACAAGAGTAgcgataaagaaaataaatatgtatcccAAATAATACAAGGCAGTGgaaaaaataacagtaaagATAAAAGAGAAGTGTTCAGAAATAAGTCTATCAACGTTTTCAACATGGTAGATTGTCTCACAGAGACAGGTTCTCTGAGATCATCTCTTACCAAGAGTCTTTGTGATCTGGATCCTAAAGACGAACCGGGATTTGCCTTACCAGCTGCGGGCGATAAGGAACTGCAGCAGTCCAATACAACAATATCCTCTGGTAAAAAAAGAAGTCGAAACTCTACTGATTCCAATTTCCAAATAAGCATTATTGACGGCAACAACCTGTCTCCGGACAAATGTGAAGACTTAAATTGGAAGTCTATAAAAAGGTTGAAAATTAAAGattcattcaaatttaaaacaagacCCACTATATTCAAAAAGACGAAAAAAGAATCAGTGTCGAAAGCATCCGGGGATATTACTGTAGAGCCCGTAAGTCCAGAGAGCATGAAGCCAACAGATCCGGCGGGGGAATTCGTCGCCTCTACATCATCTCCTATTCGAGAATACGATAATGCTTCTGTGTCTTCACTAAACATAAGCAAACAATCTGGATTTTTCGACATATCCTTCGCCTCTATAAGAAGCTCCAAAACCGTAAAGTCCGCATCAAAATTGCGAAGAAGCGTAAAATCATTTACAGCTTCCTTCAGAAGcgaaagaaaaaagaaatatgaaaaaagagCTGAGAGGAACACAGTGGAAGTAGATCCCAGTCACCTGCCGCCCGAGCTCAAAAACGTTTCAACACCAAAGAGAGATCTCGACGACATACACTTCGATATATCTCCCGTGCAAGTAGACACAGTGGACAGCACAGACATGAGAACGCCGGTAACAAACAACCAGGACGTAGACGAGCTGGACGATTCTAGTGTTTTTAAAACGCCGCATAGCGTCTGGCTCCGGGCCCACCGGCACTCCCCGTGCGGTGGTCCGGAGACCAGCTCGCGCGGCGGCCCCGTCCCCCGCCCCTCCCCCGCGCCGTCTCCGCGCCGCACCGAGCCTCGCCCCGAGACGACCCCCACTCGAGACGCTCGTGCCTTGTCTCAATGCCATGGACTATCGCTGCCG gtGGTGGACGAGCATAATACAGTATTAGCACCAGAATGTTCCCCGCGAGTCCACGTCGTCAAGGCGGAGTGGTTCTGGGCGTCGGTACAAAACGAAGAAGCTCAAGATGAGAGAGAATATCTTTTCAAAGac TACTTAGAAGAGGCGTCTGCACGATGGTCGACGATCGGTGTCGCGGGGAGTGCGAGTGGTACTAGTGGATCGTGTACCGCTGCGGCGTCGTCAGGAGAGGAGGCGGGACCGGTAGCGACTGGCACGCCGGCAGCGCTGCAACGTCTCCGTAAGCGCAAACTACGAGGAGGCGATGCTGCGCTACATAAACGACGATCCTCGGTCGGTGATGCCGTTCTGCTCAGCCTGTCCGGGAATCTACTGGACTGCACGACCTCTCCTGACGGGAAACAGTTGCTCGAAG AATCAGAAGTACCCGATAATGTGGTGCGAAAATTAATGTCACCCCGACAACAAGTCTTTATGGAATTGCTTCAGACGGAGTCAAATTACGTGGGGATTTTACACACTATAGTTAAC ATGTTTAAACAACCTTTAGAAGAAATGGCCGAAGATGACTGTAGTAATGGGAAAAATCAGTCGCTGCTCAATAACAcagaacttaaaattatttttggaaatttaCCCCCTATTTATGAATTACACCA ACGTATGTTGGAGGACCTTCGTTCGGCGCAGGCCAACTGGAGTGAGGAGGTGAGCATCGGTCGCCTCGTCAGGAGGTACACACCCGATATGGTAAAGGCCTACCCTCCGTTCGTCAACTTCTTCGAGAACACTAAAGAGATGCTGCAACAGTGCGATCGTGAGAACCCAAG ATTTCATGCATTCCTGAAAATCTGTCAGACGAAACCTGAATGCGGTCGACAGAGTTTGCAGGAACTTTTAATACGGCCAGTGCAGCGGTTACCGAGCATAAGTCTACTGTTGGACG ATATTCTGAAGCACACTCATAAGAGTAATCCGGACCACGCGGCGCTGGTGTCAGCGCTGGCGGGGCTGAGGGAGGTCATGTCGCACATCAACGAGGACAAGCGGAAGACGGAGGGACAACTACAGATGTTTGACATCTACAACGATATCGACCAATGCCCG GCTCACCTCGTGTCGTCTCATCGTTCGTTCGTGTCTCGGTGTGAGGTCGTTGAACTGTCAAAGGAACTCTCAGGTCGAGGGGACCATCTTGTGCTCTTCCTCTTCACAGACACGATGGAAGTTTGCAAAAAACGATCTAAG GCTTTTAACACTAAAAGTCCTACAAACGGTACGGGCACGATGCGGATTGGTTCCAGTAAGCCGTACAGACACATCTCGCTCATGCCGCTGAGCACGGTGAAGAGAGTCGTCGATATAAGGGAGGCGGAAG ATTGTCACAACGTGTTCGCACTCATGTGTCGCAGCAACCAGGAGCTGAAGGAGAAGCTGTACTCGTTCATGATCACGGACGAGACGGTCGACAAGACGCACTTCCTCCGACAGCTGTGCCGGCAGATGGCCAACACTGTCTGCAAGGCTGACGCT GATAAATTCCTCGCGTGTCTGGAGTCCCATCAGCTGGACATCGACACGAGTGATCTCGCCTTGAGCACACTCTCCAAAGTCTCCAAATTCGCGGCTCGCACCAGAATAAAG CTGGAGGCGCTGGCGGGACTGGGCGGCTGGCTGCGCGCCGAACCGGGACCAGCCTTGATAGACACATGG GTCGGACGAGCTCTGTCCTTCAACAAGACTCCTTCCAAGCTGAAGAGGGCCATGTCGTCTATGATCCCCCCCCTCGGATCGACCTCCAACCTGACGCCGGCCTCACAGCTCGCACAGATGAGACTCGCCAGttgtaataacattaat GAGATGGGTACGAGTGGGTCGGGCGGCGGGGAGGCGGCTGTGCTAGTGGCGCCGCTGTCCGTGCAGCCCACGCGCAAGGCGACGGGCGCCGCCGCCGCTCTCAGGCGCTTCTGA
- the LOC116769442 gene encoding protein ECT2 isoform X1 — protein MDEMSKGMSQTGSTPATDKNEEIDGSPTPMVYVNESCLDCERIREACERLGTVAVVRSPDALPSLQQPPSPAAYLVTAPFDGDLFDAAHKAKYRVLGPTAVLQLAERDEPSPANSRPLYSLAMRGAVICFSGFRQKDELTYLITLIHYMGGSIRKDMSSKVTHLIAASATGDKYRYAAGFGLPVLARSWVDACWERRDNPACIATDEAFIKEHKLRVFAGARVCFVGFPEDETQHMAEVLASNGGTTCALDHPDCTHVVMANGETFGRSLVLSPHLNTPNNSAKPSRSPPNRSQTTPKSSLYRRLSARLSGRRASTNEPNEENTRDYREKSLQDMRDSIRNSISDRKDRSHSEDISIHNVEKSYLDDMCPNIHDKSSCHVELRKHKSSDKENKYVSQIIQGSGKNNSKDKREVFRNKSINVFNMVDCLTETGSLRSSLTKSLCDLDPKDEPGFALPAAGDKELQQSNTTISSGKKRSRNSTDSNFQISIIDGNNLSPDKCEDLNWKSIKRLKIKDSFKFKTRPTIFKKTKKESVSKASGDITVEPVSPESMKPTDPAGEFVASTSSPIREYDNASVSSLNISKQSGFFDISFASIRSSKTVKSASKLRRSVKSFTASFRSERKKKYEKRAERNTVEVDPSHLPPELKNVSTPKRDLDDIHFDISPVQVDTVDSTDMRTPVTNNQDVDELDDSSVFKTPHSVWLRAHRHSPCGGPETSSRGGPVPRPSPAPSPRRTEPRPETTPTRDARALSQCHGLSLPVVDEHNTVLAPECSPRVHVVKAEWFWASVQNEEAQDEREYLFKDYLEEASARWSTIGVAGSASGTSGSCTAAASSGEEAGPVATGTPAALQRLRKRKLRGGDAALHKRRSSVGDAVLLSLSGNLLDCTTSPDGKQLLEESEVPDNVVRKLMSPRQQVFMELLQTESNYVGILHTIVNMFKQPLEEMAEDDCSNGKNQSLLNNTELKIIFGNLPPIYELHQRMLEDLRSAQANWSEEVSIGRLVRRYTPDMVKAYPPFVNFFENTKEMLQQCDRENPRFHAFLKICQTKPECGRQSLQELLIRPVQRLPSISLLLDDILKHTHKSNPDHAALVSALAGLREVMSHINEDKRKTEGQLQMFDIYNDIDQCPAHLVSSHRSFVSRCEVVELSKELSGRGDHLVLFLFTDTMEVCKKRSKAFNTKSPTNGTGTMRIGSSKPYRHISLMPLSTVKRVVDIREAEDCHNVFALMCRSNQELKEKLYSFMITDETVDKTHFLRQLCRQMANTVCKADADKFLACLESHQLDIDTSDLALSTLSKVSKFAARTRIKLEALAGLGGWLRAEPGPALIDTWVLRAHLLAQVGRALSFNKTPSKLKRAMSSMIPPLGSTSNLTPASQLAQMRLASCNNINEMGTSGSGGGEAAVLVAPLSVQPTRKATGAAAALRRF, from the exons ATGGACGAAATGTCTAAGGGCATGTCACAAACAGGAAGCACCCCTGCAACTGACAAAAATGAAGAGATTGACG GCTCGCCGACGCCGATGGTGTACGTGAATGAATCGTGCTTGGACTGCGAAAGAATACGGGAGGCCTGCGAGCGACTCGGAACCGTGGCGGTAGTCCGGAGTCCAGACGCTTTGCCCTCGCTCCAGCAGCCTCCATCTCCCGCAGCTTATCTTGTGACCGCGCCGTTTGACGGCGATCTCTTCGACGCTGCACACAAAGCGAAATATAG GGTACTGGGTCCAACGGCGGTGCTACAGCTTGCTGAGCGAGATGAGCCCTCGCCGGCCAACTCGCGGCCGCTATACTCGCTTGCGATGCGAGGGGCTGTTATATGCTTCTCGGGATTTCGACAAAAAGATGAACTT ACGTACCTGATAACGTTGATACATTATATGGGCGGTTCTATACGTAAAGACATGTCTAGTAAAGTGACGCACCTCATAGCCGCTTCGGCCACTGGTGATAAGTATCGCTATGCGGCCGGGTTCGGGCTGCCGGTGTTGGCGAGGTCGTGGGTCGACGCCTGCTGGGAGAGGCGAGACAACCCCGCCTGCATCGCCACCGATGAGGCCTTCATC AAAGAACACAAGCTGAGGGTGTTCGCGGGTGCTCGCGTTTGTTTCGTCGGCTTCCCTGAGGACGAGACACAGCATATGGCGGAGGTGCTCGCGAGTAACGGTGGTACCACCTGCGCCCTCGACCACCCAGACTGTACACACGTT GTAATGGCCAATGGGGAGACTTTCGGTCGTTCGCTTGTCCTATCACCTCACCTGAACACTCCCAATAATTCCGCAAAGCCTTCCCGCTCTCCACCGAACCGTTCCCAAACCACTCCAAAGAGCTCACTCTACCGTAGGCTATCGGCACGACTCTCGGGCCGCCGCGCTAGTACGAACGAACCCAACGAAGAAAATACTCGAGACTATAGAGAAAAGAGCTTACAAGATATGAGAGACAGTATTAGAAACAGTATTAGTGATAGGAAGGATAGATCTCACTCTGAAGATATCAGTATTCATAACGTAGAGAAATCATATTTAGATGATATGTGTCCCAACATCCACGATAAGAGTAGTTGCCACGTTGAACTGCGTAAGCACAAGAGTAgcgataaagaaaataaatatgtatcccAAATAATACAAGGCAGTGgaaaaaataacagtaaagATAAAAGAGAAGTGTTCAGAAATAAGTCTATCAACGTTTTCAACATGGTAGATTGTCTCACAGAGACAGGTTCTCTGAGATCATCTCTTACCAAGAGTCTTTGTGATCTGGATCCTAAAGACGAACCGGGATTTGCCTTACCAGCTGCGGGCGATAAGGAACTGCAGCAGTCCAATACAACAATATCCTCTGGTAAAAAAAGAAGTCGAAACTCTACTGATTCCAATTTCCAAATAAGCATTATTGACGGCAACAACCTGTCTCCGGACAAATGTGAAGACTTAAATTGGAAGTCTATAAAAAGGTTGAAAATTAAAGattcattcaaatttaaaacaagacCCACTATATTCAAAAAGACGAAAAAAGAATCAGTGTCGAAAGCATCCGGGGATATTACTGTAGAGCCCGTAAGTCCAGAGAGCATGAAGCCAACAGATCCGGCGGGGGAATTCGTCGCCTCTACATCATCTCCTATTCGAGAATACGATAATGCTTCTGTGTCTTCACTAAACATAAGCAAACAATCTGGATTTTTCGACATATCCTTCGCCTCTATAAGAAGCTCCAAAACCGTAAAGTCCGCATCAAAATTGCGAAGAAGCGTAAAATCATTTACAGCTTCCTTCAGAAGcgaaagaaaaaagaaatatgaaaaaagagCTGAGAGGAACACAGTGGAAGTAGATCCCAGTCACCTGCCGCCCGAGCTCAAAAACGTTTCAACACCAAAGAGAGATCTCGACGACATACACTTCGATATATCTCCCGTGCAAGTAGACACAGTGGACAGCACAGACATGAGAACGCCGGTAACAAACAACCAGGACGTAGACGAGCTGGACGATTCTAGTGTTTTTAAAACGCCGCATAGCGTCTGGCTCCGGGCCCACCGGCACTCCCCGTGCGGTGGTCCGGAGACCAGCTCGCGCGGCGGCCCCGTCCCCCGCCCCTCCCCCGCGCCGTCTCCGCGCCGCACCGAGCCTCGCCCCGAGACGACCCCCACTCGAGACGCTCGTGCCTTGTCTCAATGCCATGGACTATCGCTGCCG gtGGTGGACGAGCATAATACAGTATTAGCACCAGAATGTTCCCCGCGAGTCCACGTCGTCAAGGCGGAGTGGTTCTGGGCGTCGGTACAAAACGAAGAAGCTCAAGATGAGAGAGAATATCTTTTCAAAGac TACTTAGAAGAGGCGTCTGCACGATGGTCGACGATCGGTGTCGCGGGGAGTGCGAGTGGTACTAGTGGATCGTGTACCGCTGCGGCGTCGTCAGGAGAGGAGGCGGGACCGGTAGCGACTGGCACGCCGGCAGCGCTGCAACGTCTCCGTAAGCGCAAACTACGAGGAGGCGATGCTGCGCTACATAAACGACGATCCTCGGTCGGTGATGCCGTTCTGCTCAGCCTGTCCGGGAATCTACTGGACTGCACGACCTCTCCTGACGGGAAACAGTTGCTCGAAG AATCAGAAGTACCCGATAATGTGGTGCGAAAATTAATGTCACCCCGACAACAAGTCTTTATGGAATTGCTTCAGACGGAGTCAAATTACGTGGGGATTTTACACACTATAGTTAAC ATGTTTAAACAACCTTTAGAAGAAATGGCCGAAGATGACTGTAGTAATGGGAAAAATCAGTCGCTGCTCAATAACAcagaacttaaaattatttttggaaatttaCCCCCTATTTATGAATTACACCA ACGTATGTTGGAGGACCTTCGTTCGGCGCAGGCCAACTGGAGTGAGGAGGTGAGCATCGGTCGCCTCGTCAGGAGGTACACACCCGATATGGTAAAGGCCTACCCTCCGTTCGTCAACTTCTTCGAGAACACTAAAGAGATGCTGCAACAGTGCGATCGTGAGAACCCAAG ATTTCATGCATTCCTGAAAATCTGTCAGACGAAACCTGAATGCGGTCGACAGAGTTTGCAGGAACTTTTAATACGGCCAGTGCAGCGGTTACCGAGCATAAGTCTACTGTTGGACG ATATTCTGAAGCACACTCATAAGAGTAATCCGGACCACGCGGCGCTGGTGTCAGCGCTGGCGGGGCTGAGGGAGGTCATGTCGCACATCAACGAGGACAAGCGGAAGACGGAGGGACAACTACAGATGTTTGACATCTACAACGATATCGACCAATGCCCG GCTCACCTCGTGTCGTCTCATCGTTCGTTCGTGTCTCGGTGTGAGGTCGTTGAACTGTCAAAGGAACTCTCAGGTCGAGGGGACCATCTTGTGCTCTTCCTCTTCACAGACACGATGGAAGTTTGCAAAAAACGATCTAAG GCTTTTAACACTAAAAGTCCTACAAACGGTACGGGCACGATGCGGATTGGTTCCAGTAAGCCGTACAGACACATCTCGCTCATGCCGCTGAGCACGGTGAAGAGAGTCGTCGATATAAGGGAGGCGGAAG ATTGTCACAACGTGTTCGCACTCATGTGTCGCAGCAACCAGGAGCTGAAGGAGAAGCTGTACTCGTTCATGATCACGGACGAGACGGTCGACAAGACGCACTTCCTCCGACAGCTGTGCCGGCAGATGGCCAACACTGTCTGCAAGGCTGACGCT GATAAATTCCTCGCGTGTCTGGAGTCCCATCAGCTGGACATCGACACGAGTGATCTCGCCTTGAGCACACTCTCCAAAGTCTCCAAATTCGCGGCTCGCACCAGAATAAAG CTGGAGGCGCTGGCGGGACTGGGCGGCTGGCTGCGCGCCGAACCGGGACCAGCCTTGATAGACACATGGGTATTGCGCGCTCACTTACTCGCACAG GTCGGACGAGCTCTGTCCTTCAACAAGACTCCTTCCAAGCTGAAGAGGGCCATGTCGTCTATGATCCCCCCCCTCGGATCGACCTCCAACCTGACGCCGGCCTCACAGCTCGCACAGATGAGACTCGCCAGttgtaataacattaat GAGATGGGTACGAGTGGGTCGGGCGGCGGGGAGGCGGCTGTGCTAGTGGCGCCGCTGTCCGTGCAGCCCACGCGCAAGGCGACGGGCGCCGCCGCCGCTCTCAGGCGCTTCTGA